In Victivallis lenta, the following proteins share a genomic window:
- the phoU gene encoding phosphate signaling complex protein PhoU, with protein MREQLEKEIVRLKRMVSSLASAVETAVQQAVAAAAGPNSEMAAAVIARDDAIDRTEITIEEECLKILALHQPVAGDLRYIITILKVNGELERIGDLAVNIARHTLDFANRRHEEVPEPVDFTEMVQLVRQMLKRALDALVSRNCLDANEVMRLDGEVDVINRRVIDRAMELIGKYPQNAAYYVDAMFISRHLERIGDCTTNICEDVIYLELGKIVRHSRVEEPE; from the coding sequence CAAGCGGATGGTGAGCAGCCTCGCCTCGGCGGTCGAGACGGCGGTTCAGCAGGCGGTTGCGGCGGCGGCCGGGCCGAACAGTGAAATGGCGGCGGCCGTGATTGCCCGCGACGATGCGATCGACCGCACCGAAATCACGATCGAGGAGGAGTGTCTGAAGATTCTGGCGCTGCACCAGCCGGTGGCGGGAGACCTGCGCTACATCATCACGATCCTCAAGGTCAACGGGGAATTGGAACGGATCGGCGACCTGGCGGTGAATATCGCGCGGCATACGCTCGATTTCGCGAACCGCCGGCACGAGGAGGTGCCCGAGCCGGTTGATTTTACGGAGATGGTGCAGCTGGTCCGGCAGATGCTGAAGCGGGCGCTCGATGCGCTGGTGTCGCGCAACTGCCTCGATGCGAACGAAGTTATGCGGCTGGACGGGGAAGTCGATGTGATCAACCGGCGGGTGATCGACCGGGCCATGGAGCTGATCGGGAAATATCCTCAGAACGCGGCTTACTACGTGGACGCGATGTTTATTTCGCGTCATCTGGAACGGATCGGCGACTGTACGACGAACATCTGCGAGGATGTGATTTACCTTGAGCTCGGCAAGATCGTCCGCCACTCGCGCGTGGAGGAGCCCGAGTAG